DNA from Scheffersomyces stipitis CBS 6054 chromosome 1, whole genome shotgun sequence:
TTGTAATCAAATTGCCCGAACGAAGCATACTGATGTAAAGACGTAACAAAGCTGCCAACTGGCTGACTAGAGTATTGGGTGCTCTGTTGGAAATAAACAAAATCGGCTCGAACGACTCGAGTTTGGCAAACATCAGGAATAGAAGCGCATCTAGGTAACACATGACATTCTCCCAGTTCTCAGCTCCCTTGTAGAGAATAGTGCCATTGAGCTTATCAGTATATGAGTTTGTGAGAAACAAGCCCTCGCGTGAAAGCTGGAAGAAACGCACGAGATGGAATGTCTTGATTATATCCCCCTGGGTAAACGGAGACTTGAGAAGAGCTATAGTTTGCTTCGATGAGGGTACAGGCAATTTAAGACTATCGAAGTATTTTTGAAGAGTGATAACAGCCAATGAAATAGACGAGTACTTTTTGGGATTTATAGGGAGCGGCTCGCCAACAGGATCTCGTACCAAGCTGTAGCTCTCGAGATACCATGACCAGAAGATATCATCAAAGACGGTGGACGAGTTTGGGGGGGAATgtctcttgaagaaggacgaCATTGTGGGTATACGGAAAGATGAAGGTGGTGTAGAGaactgaagatgaagctgATGTAGATGAAATAAAGTAGTGTAAAGCCGTATTCgttatatatatattctGGGTTCTGGACAAGCACGAAAGACAAAGTTGGTGTCTCGCAGAGTCAGATCTAGAGATTTGATTTACAAACAGTCACAATAGGAGTGGCTCGTATTTGTGCGGCGGAATGCTCCCCAGAGAAATATTTATAGATACAGAAAGATTTACTTTTTTATACAGATTTACTATTTTATACAAGTTTCCGTATATACATTTAATTGTATTTTATATATATCCTACGTGATATATATTTGTTATATTGCTCACAAATTGGGATATTCGCATGTATTGAGGTGTTGTCTGATTTGCAAGTTCAGCTAAGTACCGAGAGTTAGGGGCACTTGGTGAGAAATGAGAGCTGTCAAGATTACGAGACTTCATGGTGAATGGGTGCAACTCTTAACGAGCCCGTGAATTTGCCCAAGTACAACCAAGAAATTCGTAGAATCTTCTCTAATTCGCCGCTCGATTGCAAACCAGAGGATTGTATAGAAACGTTCTTTAGAAATAGATTATTCTTTGGTTGTGATGTCTATGGTGTACACCATTGTGCCTCGAAATCACACTTTCATGGCTACTTACCGAGATCCAAGTTATTAGATGTACTCCAATTTGTGAAATATGATTCCTCTAGATATCATAAAAcaccttcatcttcgtaGTTTCAaagatgttgttgtttaCTTATTCCGCATTATCTATAAATTTTAGtaaatttcgcagccattttgaaaatcatATTCTAACTTTTCTACGGTATTCTCCATTTTTTACAAAATTCTAATTTTTCTATTCATCTACACTATCATATAGTCATTACCCTGTGATGTTGAGTTCCTTCATTTTGACCAACACATCATCCACtttcttgtccaactttCCGTTTATATAATCCTCTCTTGTCTTTGCATCAAGTTTCATTTGTAAATTGTTTAACTCCTCGTAGCTTTCAGTGAAGAACCTCAACTGGATCTTGACGAATGCCTCAAACAGTGGGTCTAGGAACGGAATCCGAAGATTGACTAGTTTGGGCAACTCATCCTTCAATTGATCATTCAAAGCCAAATACGTTTTTTCCAGCTCCTGTAAGTCTGATTGCGCTGAAGCTAGTTTGGTTTCATATTCAGCATCACTTGAGTTTGGTTTTTCTATAAGCTTCTTGACTTTACTCTTCAAGGCATCGTAATCGATCTGTTTTCTTGCTCGCTTCTTTATAGCCTCGTTGACTTCTACATAGTACGAATTGAACCTTGACACCGGGTTTAACACTGTCTGGTTATACGGTGTTTCTACATCAGTGAAACACTTCTCACTTAAGTCCTTTACGACATCATAATACAACTGCGACAACTCGCTGTGCTTAACGGTGCTCTTATCGGCTCCAAGTTCCAGACTGGGTGAAGCTCCGTAGAAAGAGCTGAGTGATTCTCCCACATTAATCTGTGCATTACTGAGCAACCGCAATGACTCCATGTAGTGCTTTAGTTCACGCTGGAGCTTTGTAGACGTCGTTTCCATGGCTCTATACCTATgctcttcaaattcaaactCTTTATCTGTACTCAGCTCTATCTGACCAGTCTTCAACATCACCTGGGCTCCCGCCCTGTTGATGGCTTTCTTTAGTCCGTTCCATGACATTgtgaaattgcaaattaaTTGAAATTTGTTTCAGGCTAATTGGGTTTaatgttgttgttcaagtctctGCAATTGTACTGGTTGTGGGTGGAAATGTGCAGATTTCACTTGATTTCACTGCCTGCAAGTTCCACAAAAAGCCAGATCTCTATTATGGCAATGTAAGGTGTAATTCAAGCTTGGACAGCTTTGTATATTCGCTCTGTTGGCTAATTGTGAACTTATTTAGAACAAGGTGATTATATCACAACTTTCCTAGGCCGACGTAGCCGCTGCACTGCACAAATATTAAAGTCATGTGATGTATGGTCAGATGACGTCGgttgggtgcaaattgCCAGTGCTATTCTAGTTAGAGAGAATTAATGAAAACCGGGAGACGGAAAGTCGGAGGAAGGATCTATCTAAATTCTCTATTTGTGCATTCATTGCTTTATTGGTCATATTAATAGTTTCAAGCTACCTTCAGTTTTTATTTAAGCCCATGCTATTTTTGTAAGCCTCAGGAACTGAGCcattcaacttggcatTCTCCTGGTTAAAGTAGTTTTCCCAGTTGATATCTAAATACTCAAAACTCAATACATTGTTAAACGTTTCAATGTCGTATGGGGGATAGAAAAGAGCCCCGTTATCTTCGCCCCGTACGGGAGCCGAACCATCTGCCGATTGCTGGTTGAACAACGAGTCAAGCATCTTAATAAAAGGATCATACTGCGGCACATCACCATCATGCAAATTTGCGGACAATTGCCGGTTGTCAACATCAGTCTTGATTCCCTTTCCATTTGCACTCATTTCGCGCCTCACTGCTTCTGCCGAAGTTGTACCGAGTGCAGTATGTGGCTTGGTGAAGAGTCTGCTGTTCTGTTCCAATATTTCCAACCGTTTGTTCAAGATAGCAATGGGATTCCTGACCACCAACCACACTTTGGAATCGAAATTTTCGGTTAAGAACTCTATGAAATACTTGATCTGGAGAATTGTCTTTTTGTGCGCCGATTTCGACCGGATATGGTTCATGTAGAGAAACAAGATATTCGacatcaagatcaacaagtaAATGGTGACAATGTTCTGATTGTACATTGGGTCCTTGGCCAGTCGCAAGATGATTTCAAACTCATCTACCATCTCGATTATTGATAGGACGTCCGAACTTTTGgagatttgaagaaatggtttGTTCAAAACAATGACCACTAAGTAATAAGTGAACTGCAAAGCGTAGTTGGTATTATCACTCTTCTCCTGCAAAGTCTTCTTGTCCCAGTAGAACTCGGGTGCAAGATTATTTCGCCAATCCAACAACTGTTGGTTGTAATCTTGGAGTGTGTTGAAACGAATAATGAAGTTACGTTTCGACTCttcaaagttcttgaacggCATCGGATAATAAATAGTACCGAACATCGGCTCAGAGAGCGTTATCAACAGCACGAAAGTTGACAAGTTAGGGTTGTTACAATCATTTTCATAAATGGGATAGTCCGGTTGGaatatcatcatcttgTTCCGACCATAGATCAATCCTAAGAAGTTGTCGATGATGAAACATCCCCAATAAAGTTTGTTTTTTAACTTAGACAAATCGGGATCTATACACTTCTTGTTGCTATTGTCAAATCCGACATCAATTCCCATTCGGAAAGCCATGCCCGTAAACTGCCATGAGCTTGTAAGCTCCCCTTTACTTAACTCGTATAGAGCTAGAAGTAGGAGAGTTTGcattcttggaaaagaactATTCCGCATCGAAACGATCTGAGGTCCCGGCTTGGCACCTCCGGGTGGAACCTGTGCAAAACGTGAAGCCGGCAGTGGTGTTGGTATTTCTGTCAGCGACCGACCAGAAGGAGTGGGTATAGGGTAGTTTTCGAGAAAGACTATGTTCTTCAGTAACTCGTAGAAATactcagcttcttcaagtttaCTCATCATTGAAGCTCCAATAGCACTGAGTGAATATATAAGTTCCGGAGATAAGAATTGGTTATCTGGAAACCGATAAAGAAGCTCGTTATACTTCTGGTAGTCATTGGGGTCTAGTGCACAGAGCTCATCATACAACTTCAATGTCTTTTCCTTGTGAATCAAGAACGACGTAAAGGTTGTATCCAAATATTTGAACGTAACATCGAGAAAGGGCCGTATCACTGGAGAGGTTATGGCTATATATTTGTGGTCCTTAGCGACTTTTATGTTTGGATCTACTATAGGGCTGCTTATCGAGTCTGGAGTGTTCGAGGCTACAGAAGTCGATGGAGTCGATCCATGTTCGTATGTCGATGCTAGCATAGACTCATCATATATGCTTGTCGGTCCGTAAACAGATACCGACCTCACCTGGGCATAATGTCGTGGAACTAGGTCAATATCGGGGTTGATGGATTTTGTAGCAGAAGAACTCTTGTCTATTCTGAGGAGCTTCTCGGGAATCTCATTGAGTTTCCGAAGAACCATTTGGGGATCGTTCCTGACGTCTATAAGAGACTGAAGCGCCAGTTTGCACTGCTGAAAGTTGTCTTCGAGCTTCTTGATATAGTCAGTAGAATATCGGTTCTTCCTTTTGTCTTGCCTGGGGTAGACACAGGTAAGATTCCGCTTGACGCAGTTATAGCAAGGTGAAAGTCCGTCGCATCTTCTTTTAATGGTACGACAGAGATTGCAACTATGGAAGTTAGTAAGAGTTTTAGAGTTGTCAAAGCTTGTAAAAGTCTCCAATCAGATGTGAAAGTGATGTCCACCATATCTTTATAATTGCAAGAAAAACTAGAGTAGATTACATCTCTAGAATCTTCGGAGCATGAGCTAGTCTATCCAAAAAAAGATTTCTCTATAGGTCTAGTTCCGCTCTTCAAGCTGACCAACTTTCAGTCTTGTGATCTGCCAAACAAGCAAGTTACACCGAAATACGTACGAAGTTGACTGTCTTTTCTTAGATCGATTCACGGTACTAGCATCGTTGGTGCTGGTCGCAGCTTGTACGCTTCCGTCTGGGGAATTTGAATCTGACATCTCCCGAGAAAGCAAATGACCAGTCGAGGATCTCGAAGAGAGAATGTGAGAACGAAAGCagaaataatgaaataAGCAGGGTAGAGGAGAAGTGGAATCAAGTTTGAAGTGAAGAGTTGTATAAATGTCGCAATGTCGCTGTACCGTATGTTGGCAAGACTTGGCGAGTAGATAGTACTTACTTGTTGCATGGAAATCATTTGGGCGACATTTTTGTGTGCACCCAATTTCATGTGCTGCCGAGATTTAAATGGAGATGGGTGGAATTGAGTAAGTCTAGACCTTAAAATAGCACTCTAATTA
Protein-coding regions in this window:
- a CDS encoding predicted protein; translation: MSWNGLKKAINRAGAQVMLKTGQIESSTDKEFEFEEHRYRAMETTSTKLQRELKHYMESLRLLSNAQINVGESLSSFYGASPSSELGADKSTVKHSELSQLYYDVVKDLSEKCFTDVETPYNQTVLNPVSRFNSYYVEVNEAIKKRARKQIDYDALKSKVKKLIEKPNSSDAEYETKLASAQSDLQESEKTYLALNDQLKDELPKLVNLRIPFLDPSFEAFVKIQLRFFTESYEELNNLQMKLDAKTREDYINGKLDKKVDDVLVKMKELNITG